In Streptomyces sp. NBC_00341, the DNA window AGGGGTGGCGCGCCGAGATCGACGAAGGACGGATCTGCTTGGTGCCGCCGCCGTATGCGCGTCACAGCGGGATCGCTGATCTTGTTCAGCAGTGCCTGTACCGGGGGATCCCGGATGGATTGGGTGTCTTCCAGACACTTGGCGTGCACGTGGCACCGCTCGCCAAGCTCTACGTCCCCGACCTCGTCGTGATGGAGCGGGAGCTGATCTTGGCCGCCGACCCCGAGACCAGCGACCCCATGGACGCCTCCGAAGCGCTGCTCATCGTCGAGATCACGTCGAAGGGGAATGCCCGGGAGGACCGGACCAAGAAGTACCGCGCCTACGCGCGTGCGGGTGTGCCGATGTATCTGCTGATCGACCGGTTCGACACGCGTGGGGCGATGAGCACGCTGTTCACCGAGCCGAACGAGGACGGCACGTACAAGCGCTACGACGCGGTGCCGTTCGGCAAGCCGCTCGGGCTGCCCGCGCCCTTCGACGTCACGCTGGCCACGGACGCCTTCCCGGTCTGAGGCGCGCGCACGAAAGCGGCGGCACCTTGTGGGTGCCGCCGCTTTCAGGTGTTCCGGGGGGGGGGGGGGGGGGTGGGTGGCCGTCAGACCCCGGCCGGTTCCTTCGCCGGGGCGTCGGGGCCGGAGGCGGTGGTGGTCGCCGTGACCGGGGCGGGATCGGCCGCCGGGGTGGTGGCGGACGGTTCCTGGGACACGTTGAACTCCGTCAGCAGGTCCTTGCTGAAGCCGAAGAAGTACGTGGCGACGAAGCCGGCCAGGTAGCCCACGACCAGGCCGCCCGCGTAGATCGCGATCGTCGCGCCCAGGCCGTGGTTGCCGTCCAGCAGCGGGAACAGGGCCCAGCCGGACGGGCCGATCGCGGTGGAGCCGACCGCGTCACCGAGCTGGTTGAAGAAGCCGACGAACGCGCCGCCGAACGCACCGCCCACGCACGCCGTGACGAACGGGCGGCCCAGCGGCAGCGAGACACCGTAGATCAGCGGCTCTCCGACGCCCAGGAACCCTGCGGGCAGGGCGGACTTGATGGTCTTGCGGATCGACTCGTTGCGGGGGAGGCGGAAGTAGACCGCGATGGCCGCACCGACCTGGCCGGCACCGGCCATGGCGAGGATCGGCAGCAGGACGGTGTAGCCCTGCTGCTCGATCAGCGTGGTGTGGATCGGGATCAGCGCCTGGTGCAGGCCCAGCATGACCAGCGGGAGGAAGAACCCGCCGAGGACCAGGCCCGCGCCCGCCCCGCCGTTGGACAGCAGCCAGTTGGCGAACGTGCCGATCGCGGTGGACACCTCACCGGCCACGTACATCAGGCCGAAGATCGTCACCAGGCCGGAGATCAGGACCGTCAGGGTCGGGGTGACCAGGACGTCCAGCGCCTCCGGGACCCAGCGACGGCACCACTTCTCCACGTACACCGCGAGCACCGCCGCGCCCAGGGCGCCGAGGACGCCGCCCTGGCCGGGGGAGAGCTTCTGGCCGAACGCCTCGATGTTCGCGACGCCCGGGAAGACGATGATGGCCGCGACCGCACCGCCGAGGATCGGCGTACCGCCGAACTCCTTCGCCGTGTTGTAGCCGACGAAGACCGCGATCAGCGCCATGAAGCCGGACGCCATCGCCGCCAGGGCCGGGGTGACCGAGGGCAGCCACTCCAGGTTGACCAGCAGGCCGTTGAGCCCGGCGATGATGCCGCAGCCGATCAGGGCCGGGATCAGCGGCACGAAGATGTTGGCGATCTTGCGCAGGAACAGCTTGAACGGGGTGGCGTTCTTCGCCTTCCTGGCCGCCTTCATCTCGGCGCCCTGCGCCGCCAGTTCCTCCGCGGTGAGCGGGGCGGAGGGGTCGGCCGGGGAGGGGGCGGGGGCCGGTTCCGAGGCCCGGCCCTCCTCGACGAGCTTCTCGAACTCCGGCGTGACGCGGGCGACCGTACCGGGACCGAGAACGATCTGGTACGTGTCGTCGTCGACCACACCCATGACGGCCGGGACGGCCTTCAGAGCCTCGTCCTGGACGAGCGAACGGTCGTGCAGACCCAGCCGGAGCCGGGTCATGCAGTGGGCGATGGAGCTGACGTTCGCGGCGCCACCGACGAGCGGAAGGATCGCGGCGGCAGTGGCGCGGTTCTTGTCTTCTGTAGCCATGGTGCGTGGTGCCTTGCTGTGCGGGGGGTGGGGCCTGAGAGTCAGGTGGTGCGGGGGGCGGCGGCGAGCGCGGCGCGGAGGTGGCCGTCCGAGGCGGACAGGAGCGTGGCGGCGGTGGGGCCGTCGACCTGGCCGAGGATGGTGAGGATGGCGTTCTTCACCTCACCGTCGGTGGCGGCGAGCGCCGCCTCGATCTCGGCGTCCGAGGCTCCGGTGGCCAGCGAGACGATCCGGCGCGAGCGGGCGCGCAGCTTCTCGTTGGAGGCGCGGACGTCGACCATGAGGTTTCCGTACGTCTTGCCGAGCCGGATCATCGTGATCGTCGAGAGCATGTTGAGGACGAGCTTCTGCGCCGTGCCCGCCTTGAGCCGGGTCGAGCCGGTGAGCAGCTCCGGGCCGACGACGACCTCGACGGGGTGCTCGGCGGCGGCGCCGAGCGCGGAGTCCGCGTTGCAGGACAGGCCGATGGTCAGCGCGCCCCTGGTGCGGGCGTGCTCGACGGCACCGATCGCGTACGGCGTGCGGCCGGAGGCGGAGATGCCGACGACGGTGTCATCGGCGGTGAGCCGCAGCGCGTCCAGGTCGGCGGCGGCCAGCTCCTTGCTGTCCTCCGCGCCCTCGACGGCGGTGACCATCGCGGACGGGCCGCCCGCGATGAGGCCCACGACGTGCGCGGGGTCGGTGTTGAAGGTGGGCGGGCACTCGCTGGCGTCCAGCACACCGAGGCGGCCCGCGGTGCCCGCACCCGCGTAGATCAGCCGGCCGCCGCGCGCCATGCGTGCCGCGGTGGCGTCGATCGCGGCGGAGATCTCGGGCAGCCGTGCGGCGACGGCGGCGGGGACGGTCCGGTCCTCGCCGTTCATGATCCGGGCGATTTCCTCGGTGGCCAGCTGGTCGATCTCGGCGAGCTCGGGACGGAACGCCTCGGTGGTGAGGGTTTCGAGCTGGGCGCGCAGCTCGCCGTATCCGTCGGGAGCGGTGGCGTCGGCGTCGGTGATGGAGGTCATGGAGAGCGGCTCTGCTTTCTTGAACTCGTACGGTTCTGCGGGTGCGGGTGCGGGTGCGGGTGCGGGGTTCTTCTGTGGCGTCAGCGGGTGCGGGGGTTGTGGCGGTGGGCCAGCGCCTCGTAGGACGCGGCGAGGGCCGGAGCCGCCGTCTCGTACGTGCGCTGCGCGACGCCGATGAACAGGCAGTCGACGACGAGGAGCTGGCTCGTACGGCTCGACATCGCGGCCGGGCGCAGCTCGCTCTCGCGGGCCGTGGACGTGGTCAGCACGTGGTCGGCGTACTGCGTGACCGGCCCGTCGGGGCGGCCGGTGATCGCGATCGTGGTGGCGCCCCGGTCGAAGGCGACCCGCAGCGGCTCGATGACGTCGCCGGTCGAACCGGAGTGGGTGATCGCGATGGCCACGTCACCGGCGCGCAGCTGCACGGCGTTGGTGACCGCGAGGTGCGGGTCCATGTTGGCGTGCGCGATCAGGCCGATCCGGGCCAGCTTCTGGGCCAGGTCCTGGCCGACGAGAGAGGAGGCGCCGACCCCGTAGATGTCGATCCGGCGGGCGGTCGCGGCAGCGGCCACGGCGGCACCGAGCTGCACGGTGTCGAGCCCGGCGGCCGTGTCCGCGAGGGTCTGCTGCTCGTCGTAGGCGAGCTTGGCGACCACGTCCGCGATCGGGTCGTCCACCGCTATGTCCGCGGTGACGGCGGGCGCCCGGCCGGACTGCTGGTGGGCGGCGAGACCGGCGAGCGCGAGGCGCAGATCGCGGTAGCCGGGGTAGCCCAGGAGGCGGGCGGTGCGGACCACCGTGGCCTCGCTGGTGCCGGTGAGCTCGGCGAGACCGGTGACCGTCAGGGCGGCGCAGCCGGCCGGGTCGCCCGCGACCGCCTCCGCGACCCGCTGCATGGAACGGGTCATGGACGGCGCGAGCGTGCGCACCTTCGCGGCGAGGGCTGCCGGGGCGGGCGGCGAATCAGCGCTGAAACTTTCCTTCAGGTCATTGGTCACCTTTGAAAGATATTTTCAAGACTTGTGTCCGTCAACCCCCCTTTGGTCCCGACCTCTGGCGGCAGCGGCGGGCGCCGCGGTGTGCAGGTGGACAATGGAGGCATGGAGCTGAATCCCCTGGAGCAGGCGCTGCACACCGCCCGCGCACTCGTCATGGCCGACCTCGCCGCCGGAGACGTCGCGGAGGCGCAGATCGTCTCGATGGTCGAGGACGCGGTGACGCACCGCCGCTGGTGGGTCGAGCAGTGGCCG includes these proteins:
- a CDS encoding Uma2 family endonuclease, which translates into the protein MTAAMVEQEQDSEGRPWDYLLHTWQGLDVPEGWRAEIDEGRICLVPPPYARHSGIADLVQQCLYRGIPDGLGVFQTLGVHVAPLAKLYVPDLVVMERELILAADPETSDPMDASEALLIVEITSKGNAREDRTKKYRAYARAGVPMYLLIDRFDTRGAMSTLFTEPNEDGTYKRYDAVPFGKPLGLPAPFDVTLATDAFPV
- a CDS encoding PTS transporter subunit EIIC; translated protein: MATEDKNRATAAAILPLVGGAANVSSIAHCMTRLRLGLHDRSLVQDEALKAVPAVMGVVDDDTYQIVLGPGTVARVTPEFEKLVEEGRASEPAPAPSPADPSAPLTAEELAAQGAEMKAARKAKNATPFKLFLRKIANIFVPLIPALIGCGIIAGLNGLLVNLEWLPSVTPALAAMASGFMALIAVFVGYNTAKEFGGTPILGGAVAAIIVFPGVANIEAFGQKLSPGQGGVLGALGAAVLAVYVEKWCRRWVPEALDVLVTPTLTVLISGLVTIFGLMYVAGEVSTAIGTFANWLLSNGGAGAGLVLGGFFLPLVMLGLHQALIPIHTTLIEQQGYTVLLPILAMAGAGQVGAAIAVYFRLPRNESIRKTIKSALPAGFLGVGEPLIYGVSLPLGRPFVTACVGGAFGGAFVGFFNQLGDAVGSTAIGPSGWALFPLLDGNHGLGATIAIYAGGLVVGYLAGFVATYFFGFSKDLLTEFNVSQEPSATTPAADPAPVTATTTASGPDAPAKEPAGV
- the murQ gene encoding N-acetylmuramic acid 6-phosphate etherase, encoding MTSITDADATAPDGYGELRAQLETLTTEAFRPELAEIDQLATEEIARIMNGEDRTVPAAVAARLPEISAAIDATAARMARGGRLIYAGAGTAGRLGVLDASECPPTFNTDPAHVVGLIAGGPSAMVTAVEGAEDSKELAAADLDALRLTADDTVVGISASGRTPYAIGAVEHARTRGALTIGLSCNADSALGAAAEHPVEVVVGPELLTGSTRLKAGTAQKLVLNMLSTITMIRLGKTYGNLMVDVRASNEKLRARSRRIVSLATGASDAEIEAALAATDGEVKNAILTILGQVDGPTAATLLSASDGHLRAALAAAPRTT
- a CDS encoding MurR/RpiR family transcriptional regulator, whose translation is MTNDLKESFSADSPPAPAALAAKVRTLAPSMTRSMQRVAEAVAGDPAGCAALTVTGLAELTGTSEATVVRTARLLGYPGYRDLRLALAGLAAHQQSGRAPAVTADIAVDDPIADVVAKLAYDEQQTLADTAAGLDTVQLGAAVAAAATARRIDIYGVGASSLVGQDLAQKLARIGLIAHANMDPHLAVTNAVQLRAGDVAIAITHSGSTGDVIEPLRVAFDRGATTIAITGRPDGPVTQYADHVLTTSTARESELRPAAMSSRTSQLLVVDCLFIGVAQRTYETAAPALAASYEALAHRHNPRTR